The proteins below come from a single Fodinicola acaciae genomic window:
- a CDS encoding acyl-CoA synthetase: MAARVPNALHSIDVMRRAGLVELTRPDNGVRSMILTRRWGPIVGAATIGMERTPHALAIVDERGQLTYSQLDRQANSLARGWHDAGLAEKDVIAVLCRDHRWLVLAMLAAGKLGARLLLMNTGFAAPQLADVAERENVSAAVYDQEFAGVIDHLPGGVRRFLAWADDDELAVRVTTLDDLIANSSDKPVPVPPAPGGLVLLTSGTTGTPKGAPRQIRSPFAAAHFLERIPYRTGECTMIAAPLFHGTGFSQFVLNLALGSTIVLRRRFDPEATLQAVEEYRCTALVVVPTMLSRIMDLGPDVLRRYDTSALRIVFAAGSALSPDLGNRVIKSFGPVLYNLYGSTEVAVCTVATPHDWQQAPGTVGRAPHGCEVRLYDTENNQITEPHVTGRIFAGSDLSFSGYTDGGNKAVIDGLLSSGDVGHFDESGLLFVDGRDDDMIVSGGENVYPIEVENLLLDHENVIDAAVIGVPDEDFGQRLRAFVVVTAKVDAEVLRSYVKANLARHKVPREVVFLEELPRNTTGKVLKRKLAEYDA; this comes from the coding sequence ATGGCGGCGCGAGTGCCGAACGCGCTGCACAGCATCGACGTGATGCGCCGCGCGGGCCTGGTCGAGCTGACCCGGCCGGACAACGGCGTACGGTCGATGATCCTGACCCGCCGCTGGGGTCCGATCGTCGGCGCCGCGACGATCGGGATGGAGCGTACGCCGCACGCGCTGGCCATCGTCGACGAGCGCGGCCAGCTGACCTACAGCCAGCTCGACCGGCAGGCCAACTCGCTGGCGCGCGGCTGGCACGACGCCGGACTCGCGGAAAAGGACGTCATCGCGGTGCTGTGCCGCGACCACCGCTGGCTGGTGCTGGCGATGCTCGCGGCCGGCAAGCTCGGCGCACGGCTGCTGCTGATGAACACCGGCTTCGCGGCGCCGCAACTGGCCGACGTGGCCGAGCGGGAAAACGTCAGCGCGGCCGTCTACGACCAGGAGTTCGCCGGCGTCATCGATCACCTTCCCGGTGGCGTAAGGCGGTTTCTCGCGTGGGCCGACGACGACGAACTGGCCGTACGCGTGACAACCCTCGACGACCTCATTGCTAACAGCAGTGACAAACCGGTGCCGGTGCCGCCGGCTCCCGGTGGTCTCGTGTTGCTCACCAGCGGCACCACCGGCACGCCGAAAGGCGCGCCCCGGCAGATCAGGTCGCCGTTCGCAGCCGCGCATTTCCTCGAGCGGATTCCTTACCGTACGGGTGAATGCACGATGATCGCCGCGCCGCTCTTCCACGGCACCGGCTTCTCCCAGTTCGTGCTCAACCTGGCGCTCGGCTCGACGATCGTGCTGCGCCGCCGCTTCGATCCGGAGGCGACGCTGCAGGCGGTCGAGGAATATCGATGTACGGCGCTGGTCGTCGTACCGACCATGCTGAGCCGCATCATGGATCTCGGCCCTGACGTGTTACGCCGTTATGACACGTCGGCCCTGCGGATCGTTTTCGCCGCCGGCTCGGCGTTGTCGCCGGATCTCGGCAACCGGGTCATCAAGAGTTTTGGCCCGGTGCTTTACAATCTCTACGGTTCGACCGAGGTCGCGGTGTGCACGGTGGCCACGCCGCATGACTGGCAGCAGGCTCCCGGCACGGTCGGCAGGGCGCCGCACGGCTGCGAGGTGCGGTTGTATGACACCGAAAACAACCAGATCACCGAGCCGCACGTGACCGGCCGCATCTTCGCCGGCAGCGACCTGAGCTTTTCCGGCTACACCGACGGCGGCAACAAGGCGGTGATCGACGGCCTGCTCTCCAGCGGTGACGTCGGCCATTTCGACGAGTCGGGGCTGCTGTTCGTGGACGGTCGCGACGACGACATGATCGTCTCCGGCGGCGAGAACGTCTATCCGATCGAGGTCGAAAACCTGTTGCTCGACCACGAAAACGTCATCGACGCCGCGGTGATCGGCGTGCCCGACGAGGATTTCGGCCAGCGGCTGCGCGCCTTTGTCGTGGTGACCGCGAAGGTCGATGCCGAGGTGCTGCGGTCGTACGTGAAGGCCAACCTCGCGCGGCACAAGGTGCCACGCGAGGTGGTCTTCCTGGAGGAGCTGCCGCGCAACACGACCGGCAAGGTGCTCAAGCGGAAACTGGCCGAATACGACGCCTGA
- a CDS encoding SDR family NAD(P)-dependent oxidoreductase: MTAVSLSERIVVVTGGANGIGRAVAEVAARDGARVVVVDIDVSAGQYRCDVADGEAVAEVFGRIVQAYGRIDVLVNNAGRNAYFDPVEMTEADWDEVFAVDLKAAWLCAKHALPSMLAQGRGSIVNVASLHSRLTAAGMFPYAAAKSGLVGLTRSLALEVAGRGVRVNAVSPGYTRTAIVQDYLDRSDDPSLERRILDVHPLGRIAEPAEIAEVVCFLASDAASFVTGAEWRVDGGLGARFA, encoded by the coding sequence GTGACCGCCGTGAGCCTGTCCGAGCGGATCGTGGTGGTCACCGGTGGAGCCAACGGCATCGGCCGCGCGGTCGCCGAGGTCGCTGCTCGGGACGGCGCTCGGGTGGTGGTCGTCGACATCGATGTTTCCGCTGGTCAGTATCGGTGTGACGTGGCCGACGGCGAGGCCGTCGCCGAGGTCTTCGGCCGGATCGTGCAGGCGTACGGCCGGATCGACGTGCTGGTCAACAACGCCGGCCGCAACGCCTACTTCGACCCGGTCGAGATGACCGAGGCCGACTGGGACGAGGTCTTCGCCGTCGATCTGAAGGCCGCCTGGCTGTGCGCCAAGCACGCGCTGCCGTCGATGCTCGCGCAGGGCCGTGGGTCGATCGTCAACGTGGCGTCGCTGCACTCGCGGCTGACCGCCGCCGGCATGTTTCCGTACGCGGCGGCCAAGTCCGGCCTGGTCGGCCTGACCCGCAGCCTGGCGCTGGAGGTGGCCGGCCGCGGCGTACGCGTCAACGCCGTCAGCCCCGGTTACACGCGTACGGCCATCGTGCAGGACTATCTCGACCGGTCCGACGATCCGTCGCTGGAGCGGCGGATCCTGGACGTACATCCGCTCGGCCGGATCGCCGAGCCGGCCGAGATCGCCGAGGTCGTCTGCTTCCTCGCCTCGGACGCCGCGTCCTTCGTCACCGGCGCCGAATGGCGCGTCGACGGCGGCCTTGGCGCCCGCTTCGCCTGA
- a CDS encoding oxidoreductase yields the protein MGWSVRDIPPQDGRVAVVTGANSGLGFVTARELAMAGATVVLACRDTDRGDQAAAKMTRAGVPAERLPVRRLDLAALGSVRDFAAGIGKEHKAIDLLINNAGVMAIPLRQTADGFEMQFGTNHLGHFALTGLLLPALTAAAQPRVVTLTSIVGYSGRIDFADLNGSRKYRKWPAYAQSKLANLLFAEELQRRAGGALLSLAAHPGYSSTNLQNVGPRMSGNKLMGSLMDIGTKLVAQSAEGGALPSLYAATVAGLPGGTLYGPGLAQWRGAPTRVRPPFRIKDHTPEVAQRLWTTSESLTDVTYDFS from the coding sequence ATGGGGTGGTCGGTACGCGACATTCCGCCGCAGGACGGTCGCGTTGCGGTGGTGACCGGCGCCAACAGCGGCCTCGGCTTCGTCACGGCGCGCGAGCTGGCGATGGCGGGTGCGACGGTCGTGCTCGCCTGCCGCGACACCGACCGCGGTGACCAGGCGGCGGCGAAGATGACCAGGGCGGGCGTGCCGGCCGAGCGGCTGCCGGTGCGCCGGCTCGACCTCGCCGCGCTCGGGTCCGTACGTGACTTCGCGGCCGGCATCGGCAAGGAACACAAAGCCATCGACCTGCTGATCAACAACGCCGGCGTGATGGCGATCCCGCTGCGGCAAACGGCCGACGGCTTCGAGATGCAGTTTGGCACCAACCATCTCGGCCATTTCGCGTTGACCGGCCTGCTGCTGCCGGCGCTGACCGCCGCCGCGCAGCCGCGCGTGGTGACGCTGACCAGCATCGTCGGTTACAGCGGCCGGATCGACTTCGCGGATCTCAATGGCAGCAGGAAATATCGCAAGTGGCCGGCGTACGCGCAGTCCAAGCTCGCCAACCTGCTCTTCGCCGAGGAGCTGCAGCGGCGAGCCGGCGGCGCGCTGCTCAGCCTGGCCGCGCATCCGGGTTATTCCTCGACAAACCTGCAAAACGTCGGTCCGCGGATGAGCGGCAACAAGCTCATGGGCTCGTTGATGGACATCGGTACGAAGCTGGTCGCCCAGAGCGCCGAAGGTGGCGCGTTGCCCAGCCTGTACGCGGCGACCGTCGCTGGTCTGCCCGGCGGCACGCTCTACGGTCCCGGCCTGGCGCAGTGGCGCGGCGCGCCCACGCGCGTACGTCCGCCGTTCCGGATCAAGGACCACACACCGGAGGTCGCGCAGCGGCTCTGGACGACCTCGGAGTCGTTGACGGACGTGACGTACGATTTCAGCTGA
- a CDS encoding dienelactone hydrolase family protein: MCYERDAKPPSAGRPQTGITAEPVVLTSSDGASFAAYLAQPLENPAAGVLVQTDNKGLSGFYEQLCQRLAEQGHPALAIDFFGRTAGVDYPHHGDIWPHLRALTRDGIFADMRAGIAKLREIGCQTVVSLGFCMGGRFAFYTALPEFGVAGVIGLYGFPGELNGKPGPTQEAAGFRVPILGLFGGADDGIGPDVIAAFDQALETEHEFIVYPGAPHGFFELDQAEFADAQQDAWRRILDFLRRRIRPVSA, from the coding sequence ATGTGTTACGAACGCGACGCCAAGCCGCCGTCCGCCGGCCGGCCGCAAACCGGCATCACCGCCGAGCCTGTCGTGCTGACCTCGTCCGACGGTGCCAGCTTCGCCGCGTATTTGGCTCAGCCGCTGGAAAATCCAGCCGCCGGCGTGCTCGTCCAGACCGACAACAAAGGCCTCTCCGGTTTCTACGAGCAGCTCTGCCAGCGGCTCGCCGAGCAGGGACATCCGGCATTGGCGATCGACTTCTTCGGTCGTACGGCCGGCGTCGACTATCCGCATCACGGCGACATCTGGCCACACCTGCGCGCGCTCACCCGCGACGGCATCTTCGCCGACATGCGTGCCGGCATCGCGAAACTCCGCGAGATCGGCTGCCAAACCGTTGTGTCACTTGGGTTCTGCATGGGGGGACGATTCGCCTTCTACACCGCGCTGCCGGAGTTTGGCGTCGCCGGCGTCATCGGCCTGTACGGTTTTCCCGGCGAGCTCAACGGAAAACCCGGTCCGACTCAGGAGGCGGCCGGCTTCCGCGTGCCGATCCTCGGGTTGTTCGGCGGGGCCGACGACGGCATCGGTCCGGACGTGATCGCCGCATTCGACCAGGCACTGGAAACCGAGCACGAGTTCATCGTCTATCCCGGCGCGCCGCACGGCTTCTTCGAGCTCGACCAGGCCGAGTTCGCGGACGCTCAGCAGGACGCGTGGCGGCGCATCCTCGATTTCCTCAGGCGTCGTATTCGGCCAGTTTCCGCTTGA
- a CDS encoding alpha/beta hydrolase → MTMIPTPDQLLKATGNLSAMVSGSGLADTRPVPRMLIDSGPKRSVYRLAPGREPVDTDPVLLVPPLAVPAFCFDLRRGCSLAEHLVDGGRRAYQLDYGSIAFSDRRLGIEHWIDEVLPRAISAVSADAGGRPVHLVSWCLGGIFSLLTAADQPKLPIASITAVASPIDFTAIPLVAPARPLIDVANGHAFTALYRLLGGAPAPLVRRVFQLTGIDKYVTKPLAILTHLDDTEYLAQIEAVDRFTANMAAYPGRTFGQMYHRFFRSNDLADGVLDLEGRLISLAEVRVPVLVVAGAADTIAPQLAVHRIVDVLTGAADVRFEVAPGGHLGVLTGRRSRETTWKLIDAFVDELMAAPPPPKKAAVAKKTMAKKASVAKKTPAKKTAAAKKTTAPRKRTPPRG, encoded by the coding sequence ATGACGATGATCCCGACGCCGGATCAACTGCTGAAGGCGACCGGCAACCTGTCGGCGATGGTCTCCGGCAGCGGCCTGGCCGACACCCGGCCGGTGCCGCGGATGCTGATCGACTCCGGCCCCAAGCGCTCGGTCTATCGGCTGGCCCCCGGCCGCGAGCCGGTCGACACCGATCCGGTGCTGCTCGTGCCGCCGCTGGCCGTGCCGGCCTTCTGCTTCGACCTGCGCCGCGGCTGCAGCCTCGCCGAGCACCTGGTCGACGGCGGCCGCCGCGCGTACCAGCTGGACTACGGCAGCATCGCGTTCTCCGACCGCCGCCTGGGGATCGAGCACTGGATCGACGAGGTGCTGCCGCGCGCGATCAGCGCGGTGAGCGCCGACGCCGGCGGCCGGCCCGTGCACCTCGTGTCGTGGTGCCTCGGCGGGATCTTCTCGCTGCTGACCGCCGCTGACCAGCCGAAGCTGCCGATCGCCTCGATCACCGCCGTGGCCAGTCCGATCGACTTCACCGCGATCCCGCTGGTCGCGCCGGCCCGTCCGCTCATCGACGTGGCCAACGGCCACGCCTTCACCGCGCTCTACCGGCTGCTCGGCGGCGCGCCGGCGCCGCTGGTCAGGCGGGTCTTCCAGCTGACCGGCATCGACAAGTACGTGACCAAGCCGCTGGCCATCCTGACCCACCTCGACGACACCGAATACCTCGCCCAGATCGAGGCGGTCGACCGGTTCACCGCCAACATGGCCGCCTATCCGGGCCGTACGTTCGGCCAGATGTATCACCGGTTCTTCCGGTCCAACGACCTCGCCGACGGCGTGCTCGACCTGGAGGGCCGGCTGATCTCGCTGGCCGAGGTGCGCGTGCCGGTGCTGGTGGTCGCCGGAGCGGCCGACACGATCGCGCCGCAGCTGGCCGTGCACCGGATCGTCGACGTGCTGACCGGCGCGGCGGACGTACGCTTCGAGGTCGCGCCGGGCGGCCACCTCGGCGTCCTCACCGGCCGGCGCTCGCGCGAGACCACCTGGAAGCTGATCGACGCGTTCGTCGACGAGCTGATGGCCGCACCACCACCTCCGAAGAAAGCCGCCGTCGCGAAGAAGACCATGGCGAAGAAGGCCAGTGTCGCGAAGAAGACTCCGGCGAAGAAAACCGCGGCTGCCAAGAAAACCACGGCGCCCCGCAAACGGACACCACCGCGAGGGTGA
- a CDS encoding DUF6355 family natural product biosynthesis protein — MRIKSNARRRALALLAATAFAVSATTGVTATAAAAAESKSKPCGFSSSDGWAWYNHCTSDGSLIVIHIDKRFVSDEFLCVGPGLTALGAPEVIRNAWYTGDLCNKRGPIDQ, encoded by the coding sequence ATGAGAATCAAGTCGAATGCGCGCCGGCGCGCCCTTGCGTTGCTGGCCGCGACGGCGTTCGCGGTCAGCGCGACCACCGGCGTCACCGCCACAGCCGCCGCGGCGGCCGAGTCGAAGTCCAAGCCGTGCGGCTTCTCCTCGTCCGACGGATGGGCCTGGTACAACCACTGCACCAGCGACGGATCGTTGATCGTGATCCACATCGACAAGCGGTTCGTTTCCGACGAGTTCCTGTGCGTTGGTCCCGGGCTGACCGCGCTCGGTGCTCCTGAGGTGATCCGGAATGCCTGGTACACCGGTGATCTGTGCAACAAGCGAGGACCCATCGACCAGTAA
- a CDS encoding FadR/GntR family transcriptional regulator, which translates to MAYSTRGVHGQTVEAIARRIVGGGMPPGTIIDTAGLQAELDVSLTAFREALKVLSAKGLVDSRPKRGTFVRPRADWNLLDGDVLHWQAPVVTDEFLAELGEVRAALEPAAARLAAQRRTDEDLEKLENALSAMADDQDPVRADLDYHQALFAATHNDMMRRLEAVIATGLAQRDRLVHSGEAPSPVPVHQAVVEAIRAGDADAAEDAMRTLLQVANQDERQ; encoded by the coding sequence GTGGCGTACTCCACCAGAGGCGTGCACGGCCAGACGGTGGAGGCCATCGCCCGCCGCATCGTCGGCGGCGGCATGCCGCCTGGCACCATCATCGACACCGCCGGCCTGCAGGCCGAGCTGGACGTGAGCCTGACCGCGTTTCGCGAGGCCCTGAAGGTGCTCTCGGCCAAGGGCCTGGTCGACTCGCGGCCCAAACGCGGCACCTTCGTACGGCCACGCGCCGACTGGAACCTGCTCGACGGCGACGTGCTGCACTGGCAGGCGCCGGTGGTGACCGACGAGTTCCTGGCCGAGCTCGGTGAGGTGCGCGCGGCGCTCGAGCCAGCAGCGGCGCGCCTCGCAGCACAACGACGCACCGATGAAGACCTCGAGAAACTCGAAAACGCGCTCAGCGCGATGGCCGACGACCAGGACCCCGTACGAGCAGACCTCGACTATCACCAGGCGCTGTTCGCGGCCACGCACAACGACATGATGCGGCGACTGGAAGCGGTTATCGCCACCGGTCTGGCGCAGCGCGACCGGCTCGTACACAGCGGCGAAGCGCCGTCACCCGTGCCGGTGCACCAGGCCGTCGTGGAGGCCATCCGAGCCGGCGACGCCGACGCGGCGGAGGACGCGATGCGTACGCTGCTGCAGGTCGCCAACCAGGACGAACGCCAGTGA
- a CDS encoding response regulator: MNIRVVVADDQEMVRSGFAMILNAQADIEVVGEASDGAEAVELARRLQPDVVLADIRMPRLDGLEVTRLLADTMRVVVVTTFDLDEYVYAALRNGACGFLLKDAGPALLVEAVRAAVSGDTLISPSVTVRLLKHITKPSGRPPSLPESLTERETDVLRLVARGKTNADIAAELFIALGTVKTHVASLQRKLDVRNRTAVAAWAWENGLVA; encoded by the coding sequence ATGAACATCCGTGTGGTGGTCGCCGACGACCAGGAGATGGTACGCAGCGGTTTCGCCATGATTCTCAACGCTCAGGCCGATATCGAGGTGGTCGGCGAGGCATCGGACGGCGCCGAGGCGGTCGAGCTGGCACGCCGGTTGCAGCCGGATGTCGTGCTCGCCGACATCCGCATGCCACGCCTCGACGGCCTGGAGGTGACCAGGCTGCTCGCCGACACGATGCGAGTGGTCGTCGTGACGACCTTCGACCTCGACGAATACGTCTATGCCGCGCTGCGCAACGGTGCCTGCGGATTCCTGCTGAAAGACGCCGGACCGGCCCTGCTGGTCGAGGCCGTACGCGCCGCGGTCAGCGGCGACACGCTGATCAGCCCGTCGGTGACCGTACGACTGCTGAAGCACATCACCAAGCCGTCCGGCCGGCCGCCGTCGCTGCCGGAAAGCCTGACCGAGCGCGAGACCGACGTGTTGCGGCTGGTGGCGCGCGGCAAGACCAACGCCGACATCGCCGCCGAGCTGTTCATCGCGCTCGGTACGGTGAAAACACACGTCGCCAGCCTGCAACGCAAGCTGGACGTGCGTAACCGCACCGCCGTCGCCGCCTGGGCCTGGGAAAACGGCCTCGTCGCGTAG
- a CDS encoding DUF6355 family natural product biosynthesis protein, protein MRRGILVRIGAVALLAVAMATGNVSAASAAKPCGYSESEGHAWYNHCTSDGSWIWIKIDYPVLQDRYDCVGPGLTILGSSSLIRNAYYTGDLCNHA, encoded by the coding sequence ATGAGAAGAGGCATCCTGGTCAGAATCGGCGCGGTCGCGCTGCTGGCCGTGGCGATGGCCACCGGCAACGTCTCCGCGGCGTCGGCGGCCAAGCCGTGTGGCTATTCCGAATCCGAAGGCCACGCCTGGTACAACCACTGCACCAGCGACGGCTCGTGGATCTGGATCAAGATCGACTATCCCGTCCTCCAGGACCGCTACGACTGCGTCGGTCCGGGCCTGACGATCCTGGGTTCGAGTTCGCTCATCCGCAACGCGTACTACACCGGCGATCTTTGCAATCACGCATAG
- a CDS encoding response regulator, which yields MIRVVVVDDEALVRTGFSHILSAAGDIEVVGAVGGAEALAEVRERRPDLVLLDIRMPDVDGLTVLRQIRALPEPPVVAMLTTFDADEYVATALRTGASGFLLKDTEPTQIAHLVRTLAGGEVVLSSKVTKTVVDGFLGTEVDAQTAGRLRRLSEREHDVLLLIAEGLPNADIGARMHLSVGTVKDHVSAILTKLEVGNRVQAALVAERAGLLRQAREKP from the coding sequence GTGATCCGGGTCGTGGTGGTGGATGACGAGGCGCTGGTACGGACCGGGTTCAGCCACATCCTGTCCGCGGCCGGCGACATCGAGGTGGTCGGCGCGGTCGGCGGCGCGGAGGCGCTGGCCGAGGTCCGCGAGCGGCGGCCCGACCTGGTGTTGCTCGACATCCGGATGCCGGACGTCGACGGCCTGACCGTGTTGCGGCAGATCCGCGCGCTGCCGGAGCCGCCGGTGGTGGCGATGCTGACGACCTTCGACGCCGACGAATACGTGGCGACCGCGCTGCGTACCGGCGCCAGCGGCTTCCTGCTCAAGGACACCGAGCCGACGCAGATCGCGCACCTGGTGCGCACGCTCGCCGGCGGCGAGGTCGTACTTTCCAGCAAAGTCACCAAAACCGTGGTCGACGGCTTTCTCGGCACCGAGGTCGACGCGCAGACCGCCGGCCGGCTGCGCCGGCTCAGCGAACGCGAACACGACGTGTTGCTGCTGATCGCCGAAGGCCTGCCAAACGCCGACATCGGCGCGCGGATGCACCTCAGCGTCGGTACGGTCAAGGACCACGTGAGCGCGATTCTCACCAAGCTGGAGGTCGGCAACCGCGTGCAGGCCGCGCTGGTCGCCGAGCGCGCCGGACTTCTGCGGCAGGCCAGGGAGAAGCCGTGA
- a CDS encoding sensor histidine kinase, with protein MKRIPPAIWADAVFLLIAIADAAINLDPDDPGGNLSMALACAALIVRRRWSFVVFLLTLPAALFSAGTAAPLIALYTFASLTRRRPMLVGCVIAFAVCNALPWPPPPFLASEGFETVVTLAYAAAFAVAPALLGQFVQARRDLSAQLAEISQAQEHQRMLTTQTVLAKERAQLAREMHDVVSHQVSLIAVRAGALQVRTRDEETKEAATTIRQLAVNTLDELRHMVTVLRASGSLQTELTPQPTLGELRQLIANSGIETALNADLPDDVSKPVQRAIYRTVQEALTNVRKHAPGASATVDIRAEDGDIRLTVTNSAPTRPTLSLPGAGHGLLGLRERAELLGGEISSGPTAADGFQVRLRLPYQ; from the coding sequence GTGAAGCGGATCCCGCCGGCGATCTGGGCCGACGCGGTCTTCCTGCTGATCGCCATCGCGGACGCCGCGATCAACCTCGACCCGGACGACCCCGGCGGCAACCTCAGCATGGCACTGGCCTGCGCCGCGCTGATCGTGCGCCGCCGCTGGTCGTTCGTCGTTTTCCTGCTGACATTGCCGGCCGCGCTGTTCTCCGCTGGCACGGCCGCGCCGCTGATCGCGCTCTACACCTTCGCGTCGCTGACCCGCCGCCGGCCGATGCTGGTTGGCTGCGTGATCGCTTTCGCGGTCTGCAACGCACTTCCGTGGCCACCACCACCTTTCCTCGCCTCCGAAGGATTCGAGACGGTCGTGACGCTCGCGTACGCGGCCGCCTTCGCCGTCGCGCCGGCGCTGCTCGGCCAGTTTGTCCAGGCCAGACGCGATCTTTCCGCGCAGCTGGCGGAGATCTCGCAGGCGCAGGAACACCAGCGGATGCTGACCACGCAGACCGTACTGGCAAAGGAACGCGCGCAGCTCGCGCGCGAAATGCACGACGTGGTGTCGCATCAGGTGAGCCTGATCGCCGTACGCGCCGGCGCGTTGCAGGTGCGTACGCGTGACGAGGAAACAAAAGAAGCCGCCACCACGATCCGCCAGCTCGCCGTCAACACGCTCGACGAGCTGCGCCACATGGTGACGGTTTTGCGTGCGTCGGGCAGCCTGCAGACCGAGCTGACGCCGCAGCCGACGCTCGGCGAGCTCCGACAGCTGATCGCCAACAGTGGCATCGAAACCGCGCTGAACGCCGATCTTCCCGACGACGTCAGCAAACCGGTGCAGCGGGCGATCTATCGTACGGTCCAGGAAGCGTTGACCAACGTACGCAAACACGCACCTGGTGCGAGCGCCACCGTCGACATCCGCGCCGAAGACGGCGACATTCGGTTGACCGTAACGAATTCCGCGCCGACGCGGCCGACGCTGTCGCTTCCCGGCGCCGGCCACGGCCTGCTCGGCCTGCGCGAGCGAGCGGAGCTGCTCGGCGGCGAGATCAGCTCCGGCCCGACCGCGGCCGACGGATTCCAGGTGCGGCTCCGCCTGCCCTACCAATAG
- a CDS encoding sensor histidine kinase, whose translation MGRTWRLAGGICVALVVLVAFDSAYTSAPFAGRPYGLPLVSTLVAAASLVGLALGWPDSRRWLPALTAVAAGFSIAVSAVILTLRPSVNAAPFAETAGLLAYLLCGMRWLSGWIRVVCVGLTTLAAVLLPPRVLTMTPQTDLISILSSMMMWLLGAIIAALVGLYLRTQDNQRVRSLAALRHAQRLELARDLHDFVAHHVSGIVVQAQASQVVAQTDPALAVQALQKIEEAGTAALASLRRTVGMLREAPEEATLPHGLSDLPEMVERFSSTGKTVAVLTVEPDVDDRLPPEVTTSAYRIVLEALTNVRRHAPEASTVDIRLARSGGDLEVAVENDGVRAAEPARGGFGLIGLTERVEAVGGTLAAGPSAIGWRVAATLPVEDA comes from the coding sequence GTGGGACGGACGTGGCGGCTGGCCGGCGGGATCTGTGTCGCGCTGGTGGTCCTGGTGGCCTTCGACAGCGCGTACACCTCGGCGCCGTTCGCCGGCCGGCCGTACGGGCTGCCGCTGGTGTCGACGCTGGTCGCGGCGGCCAGCCTGGTCGGCCTGGCGCTCGGCTGGCCGGACAGCCGGCGCTGGCTGCCGGCCCTGACCGCGGTCGCCGCCGGCTTCTCGATCGCGGTGAGCGCGGTCATCCTCACGCTCCGGCCGTCGGTCAACGCGGCGCCGTTCGCGGAGACCGCCGGCCTGCTCGCATACCTCCTCTGCGGCATGCGCTGGCTGAGCGGCTGGATACGTGTCGTATGCGTCGGCCTGACGACGCTCGCCGCCGTGCTGCTGCCGCCGCGCGTGCTGACGATGACGCCGCAGACCGATCTGATCTCGATCCTCAGCAGCATGATGATGTGGCTGCTCGGCGCGATCATCGCCGCGCTGGTCGGGCTTTACCTGCGTACGCAGGACAATCAGCGCGTACGGTCACTGGCCGCCCTCCGGCACGCGCAACGGCTGGAGCTGGCGCGCGACCTGCACGACTTCGTCGCGCATCACGTCAGCGGGATCGTGGTGCAGGCACAGGCATCGCAGGTCGTCGCGCAGACCGACCCGGCGCTTGCCGTGCAGGCGCTGCAAAAGATCGAGGAGGCCGGCACCGCCGCGCTGGCCTCCCTGCGGCGTACGGTCGGCATGCTGCGCGAGGCGCCGGAGGAGGCGACGCTGCCGCACGGCCTGTCCGACCTGCCGGAGATGGTCGAACGCTTTTCCAGCACCGGAAAAACCGTCGCCGTCCTGACCGTCGAGCCCGATGTGGACGATCGGCTGCCGCCGGAGGTCACCACGTCCGCATACCGGATCGTGTTGGAAGCGCTGACAAACGTACGCCGGCACGCGCCGGAAGCGTCCACTGTGGACATTCGGCTGGCCAGATCTGGCGGCGATCTGGAGGTGGCGGTGGAAAACGACGGCGTACGCGCCGCCGAGCCGGCACGCGGTGGCTTCGGCCTGATCGGGTTGACCGAGCGGGTCGAGGCGGTCGGCGGCACGCTCGCCGCCGGTCCGTCGGCGATCGGCTGGCGCGTGGCCGCGACACTGCCGGTGGAGGACGCATGA